Proteins encoded together in one Coffea arabica cultivar ET-39 chromosome 2c, Coffea Arabica ET-39 HiFi, whole genome shotgun sequence window:
- the LOC113724799 gene encoding uncharacterized protein, whose protein sequence is MGDTTVGDISSSDRALVEQVSRVVEQAKELQDLSASLISRTSREEDSLRQRANSLNSSIHSLRSSIRKSNLLLDSTLAEKLEEELFRARYLLNEGDAAAFLPSKSHGRFLRMFLGPINVRANRKDVQLKVKEEYNSFRDRTAYLFLFFPLLLIVLRSWIWNGCLPALPVQLYQAWLLYLYTGLALRENILRVNGSDIRPWWIYHHYFAMAMALISLTWEIERGPDCAQKQKGVLLYLKWAIMQGIAMLLQNRYQRQRLYTRIALGKAGRMDVVWGETAGVEGQLWLLCPILFILQGFEAYVGLLLLKTAFLGVISEWQVITCGILLIIMAVGNFANTVQTLVTKSRVKAKMKKGKSKQELDQGSGKHQ, encoded by the exons ATGGGGGACACTACGGTCGGCGACATCTCCAGCTCCGACCGCGCCCTGGTGGAGCAAGTCTCTAGGGTGGTGGAGCAAGCCAAGGAGCTCCAGGACCTCTCCGCCTCTTTAATCTCCCGCACCTCTCGCGAAGAGGACTCTCTCCGTCAGAGAGCCAATTCCCTCAATTCCTCCATCCACTCCCTCCGTTCTTCCATCAGGAAATCCAATCTCCTCCTCGACTCGACGCTCGCCGAAAAA ttggaAGAGGAACTCTTTAGAGCTAGGTATCTACTGAATGAAGGAGATGCTGCCGCATTTCTTCCCAGCAAATCTCATG GGCGGTTCTTAAGGATGTTTCTTGGTCCAATTAATGTTCGCGCAAACAGGAAGGATGTTCAGTTGAAAGTCAAAGAGGAATACAATAGCTTTAGA GATAGAACAGCATATCTGTTCCTTTTCTTCCCGTTGCTGCTAATTGTTTTAAGGTCGTGGATCTGGAATGGATGTCTTCCGGCATTGCCAGTTCAACTTTACCAG GCCTGGTTGTTATATCTCTATACTGGTTTGGCTTTACGAGAGAACATACTGAGGGTCAATGGAAGTGATATTCGCCCATG gTGGATATACCATCATTACTTTGCAATGGCAATGGCACTTATAAGTCTTACTTGGGAGATAGAAAGAGGGCCGGATTGTGCTCAGAAGCAG AAAGGAGTCCTACTGTACTTGAAATGGGCAATCATGCAAGGAATTGCCATGCTTCTTCAGAATAGATATCAACGACAAAGATTGTATACTCGTATTGCTTTGGGCAAG GCTGGCAGAATGGACGTAGTGTGGGGTGAAACTGCTGGAGTGGAGGGTCAGTTATGGCTGCTATGCCCGATACTGTTCATCTTGCAG GGTTTTGAAGCATATGTTGGACTACTGTTGCTTAAAACTGCGTTTCTTGGTGTTATATCTGAGTGGCAG GTGATCAcctgtgggatcctcttgataATCATGGCAGTTGGGAACTTTGCCAACACAGTGCAAACACTTGTAACCAAATCTCGGGTTAAAGCTAAAATGAAGAAAGGCAAAAGCAAGCAAGAATTGGATCAGGGATCTGGTAAGCATCAATGA